In Bradyrhizobium sp. 1(2017), one DNA window encodes the following:
- a CDS encoding NirA family protein: MKIDTLAVDFTDEQKRYLEGFTTGLQISRVGRGLGGGGAGKASAEPTGPDAVHIKAQDKVIASGKKLADQEKFKRDEHPFDAYPRLRQQALDNVPPSPADNFRWRYYGIFYVAPTQDSYMSRLRIPNGIMKHWQLSGLADLADELCGPYSHVTTRANLQLREIPPKNAIKLIEGIQDLGLCSRGSGADNIRNVTGTPTAGIDPQELIDTRPYAREWHYHILNDRSLYGLPRKFNVAFDGAGRIAVLEETNDIAFTAYEVKDGFGVEPGIWFRLGLGGITGHKDFAKYSGIIVKPEHATAVADAIVRVFIDHGDRTNRNKARLKYVLDAMGHDGFLGHVEERLKTPFTRVPEEAFLPRPAADRMAHVGVHKQKQDGLNWIGVSLTLGKLSCDQMRGLAKVARDLGDGEIRLTVWQNLLISGVRDENVELAVAAIKQIGLAVEASHIRAGLIACTGNAGCRFAAANTKRHAAEIGDWCEPRVAMDKPVNIHVTGCHHSCAQHYISDIGLIGARVPVGEEDTVEGYHLFTGGGFGPDADVGQEVYHDLKAEDAPKTVEGLLKAYIAHRASADETFLSFARRHDGETLRKLADAQVSA, translated from the coding sequence ATGAAAATCGATACGCTCGCAGTCGACTTTACCGACGAGCAGAAACGCTATCTCGAGGGCTTCACGACCGGTTTGCAGATCAGCCGGGTCGGGCGCGGTCTGGGCGGTGGTGGCGCCGGCAAGGCGAGTGCCGAGCCCACCGGTCCCGATGCCGTGCACATCAAGGCGCAGGACAAGGTCATCGCATCCGGCAAGAAGCTCGCCGACCAGGAGAAGTTCAAGCGCGATGAGCATCCCTTCGATGCCTATCCGCGGCTGCGCCAGCAGGCGCTCGACAACGTGCCGCCGAGCCCGGCGGATAATTTCCGCTGGCGCTATTACGGCATCTTCTATGTCGCGCCGACGCAGGACTCCTACATGAGCCGCCTGCGGATTCCGAACGGCATCATGAAGCACTGGCAGCTGTCAGGCCTGGCCGATCTCGCCGACGAGCTCTGCGGCCCCTACAGCCACGTCACGACGCGCGCCAATCTCCAGCTTCGCGAGATCCCGCCAAAGAATGCGATCAAGCTGATCGAGGGCATCCAGGACCTCGGCCTGTGCTCGCGCGGCTCCGGCGCCGACAACATCCGCAACGTGACGGGAACGCCGACCGCCGGCATCGATCCGCAAGAGCTGATCGACACGCGGCCCTATGCGCGCGAGTGGCACTATCACATCCTCAACGATCGCTCGCTCTACGGCCTGCCGCGCAAGTTCAACGTCGCATTCGACGGCGCCGGCAGGATCGCGGTGCTGGAAGAAACCAACGACATCGCGTTCACGGCGTACGAGGTGAAGGACGGATTTGGCGTCGAGCCCGGCATCTGGTTCCGCCTCGGCCTCGGCGGCATCACCGGCCACAAGGATTTCGCGAAATATTCCGGCATCATCGTCAAACCGGAGCACGCCACCGCCGTCGCCGATGCCATCGTGCGCGTGTTCATCGACCATGGCGACCGCACCAACCGCAACAAGGCGCGGCTGAAATATGTGCTCGACGCCATGGGCCATGACGGCTTCCTGGGGCACGTCGAGGAGCGGCTGAAGACGCCGTTCACCCGCGTGCCCGAAGAGGCGTTTCTTCCGCGACCGGCGGCGGACCGCATGGCGCATGTCGGCGTGCACAAGCAGAAGCAGGACGGCCTCAACTGGATCGGCGTGTCGCTGACGCTCGGCAAGCTCAGCTGCGACCAGATGCGCGGCCTTGCCAAGGTCGCGCGGGATCTCGGCGACGGCGAGATCCGCCTCACGGTCTGGCAGAACCTGCTGATATCGGGCGTGCGCGACGAGAATGTCGAGCTCGCCGTCGCGGCAATCAAGCAGATCGGGCTCGCCGTCGAGGCCTCGCACATCCGCGCCGGGCTGATCGCCTGCACCGGCAATGCCGGCTGCCGCTTTGCCGCGGCGAACACCAAGCGCCATGCCGCCGAGATCGGCGACTGGTGCGAGCCGCGCGTCGCGATGGACAAGCCGGTCAACATCCATGTCACCGGCTGTCACCATTCCTGCGCGCAGCATTACATCAGCGACATCGGCCTGATTGGCGCGCGCGTGCCGGTTGGCGAAGAGGACACGGTCGAGGGTTATCACCTCTTCACCGGCGGCGGGTTCGGCCCCGACGCGGATGTCGGCCAGGAGGTCTATCACGACCTCAAGGCCGAGGACGCGCCGAAGACGGTCGAAGGACTGCTCAAGGCCTATATCGCCCATCGCGCGTCTGCCGACGAAACCTTTCTCTCCTTTGCGCGCCGCCATGACGGCGAAACGCTGCGCAAGCTTGCCGATGCACAGGTGTCCGCATGA